From the genome of Chlorocebus sabaeus isolate Y175 chromosome 2, mChlSab1.0.hap1, whole genome shotgun sequence, one region includes:
- the ADRA1D gene encoding alpha-1D adrenergic receptor has protein sequence MTFRDLLSLSFEGPRPDSSAGGSSAGGGGGSAGGAAPSEGPAVGGVPGGAGGGGGVVGAGSGEDNRSSAGEPGSAGPGSDVNGTAAVGGLVVSAQGVGVGVFLAAFILMAVAGNLLVILSVACNRHLQTVTNYFIVNLAVADLLLSATVLPFSATMEVLGFWAFGRAFCDVWAAVDVLCCTASILSLCTISVDRYVGVRHSLKYPAIMTERKAAAILALLWVVALVVSVGPLLGWKEPVPPDERFCGITEEAGYAVFSSVCSFYLPMAVIVVMYCRVYVVARSTTRSLEAGVKRERGKASEVVLRIHCRSAATGADGAHGMRSAKGHTFRSSLSVRLLKFSREKKAAKTLAIVVGVFVLCWFPFFFVLPLGSLFPQLKPSEGVFKVIFWLGYFNSCVNPLIYPCSSREFKRAFLRLLRCQCRRRRRRRPLWRVYGHHWRASTSGLRQDCNRSSGDAPPGAPLALTALPDPDPPGTPEMQAPVASRRKPPSAFREWRLLGPLRRPTTQLRAKVSSLSHKICAGGAQRAEAACSQRLEVEAVSLGVPHEVAEGAACQAYELADYSNLRETDI, from the exons ATGACTTTCCGCGatctcctgagcctcagtttcgaGGGACCCCGCCCGGACAGCAGCGCAGGGGGCTCCAgcgcgggcggcggcgggggcAGCGCGGGCGGCGCGGCCCCCTCGGAGGGCCCGGCGGTGGGCGGCGTGCCGGGGGGCGCGGGCGGCGGTGGCGGCGTGGTGGGCGCAGGCAGCGGCGAGGACAACCGGAGCTCCGCGGGGGAGCCAGGGAGCGCTGGCCCGGGCAGCGACGTGAATGGCACGGCGGCCGTCGGGGGACTGGTGGTGAGCGCGCAGGGCGTGGGCGTGGGCGTCTTCCTGGCAGCCTTCATCCTTATGGCCGTGGCAGGTAACTTGCTTGTCATCCTCTCAGTGGCCTGCAACCGACACCTGCAGACTGTCACCAACTATTTCATCGTGAACCTGGCCGTGGCCGACCTGCTGCTGAGTGCCACGGTACTGCCCTTCTCGGCCACCATGGAGGTTCTGGGCTTCTGGGCCTTTGGCCGGGCCTTCTGCGACGTGTGGGCCGCCGTGGACGTGCTGTGCTGCACagcctccatcctcagcctctgcACCATCTCCGTGGACCGGTACGTGGGCGTGCGCCACTCACTCAAGTACCCAGCCATCATGACCGAGCGCAAGGCGGCCGCCATCCTGGCGCTGCTTTGGGTCGTAGCCCTGGTGGTGTCCGTAGGGCCCCTGCTGGGCTGGAAGGAGCCCGTGCCCCCTGACGAGCGCTTTTGCGGTATCACCGAGGAGGCGGGCTACGCTGTCTTCTCCTCCGTGTGCTCCTTCTACCTGCCCATGGCGGTCATCGTGGTCATGTATTGCCGTGTGTACGTGGTCGCGCGCAGCACCACGCGCAGCCTCGAGGCGGGCGTCAAGCGCGAGCGAGGCAAGGCCTCCGAGGTGGTGTTGCGCATCCACTGTCGTAGCGCGGCCACGGGCGCCGACGGGGCGCACGGCATGCGCAGCGCCAAGGGCCACACCTTCCGCAGCTCGCTCTCCGTGCGCCTGCTCAAGTTCTCCCGTGAGAAGAAAGCGGCCAAGACGCTGGCCATCGTCGTGGGCGTCTTCGTGCTCTGCTGGTTCCCTTTCTTCTTTGTCCTGCCGCTCG GCTCCTTGTTCCCGCAGCTGAAGCCATCGGAGGGCGTCTTCAAAGTCATCTTCTGGCTCGGCTACTTCAACAGCTGCGTGAACCCGCTCATCTACCCCTGTTCCAGCCGCGAGTTCAAGCGCGCCTTCCTCCGTCTCCTGCGCTGCCAGTGCCGTCGTCGCCGGCGCCGCCGCCCTCTCTGGCGTGTCTACGGCCACCACTGGCGGGCCTCCACCAGCGGCCTGCGCCAGGATTGCAACCGGAGCTCTGGCGACGCGCCTCCCGGAGCGCCGCTGGCCCTCACCGCGCTCCCCGACCCCGACCCCCCAGGCACGCCGGAGATGCAGGCTCCGGTGGCCAGTCGTCGAAAGCCACCCAGCGCCTTCCGCGAGTGGAGGCTGCTGGGGCCTCTCCGGAGACCCACCACCCAGCTGCGCGCCAAAGTCTCCAGCCTGTCGCACAAGATTTGCGCCGGGGGCGCGCAGCGCGCAGAGGCAGCGTGCTCCCAGCGCTTGGAGGTGGAGGCCGTGTCCCTAGGCGTTCCCCACGAGGTGGCCGAGGGCGCCGCCTGCCAGGCCTACGAATTGGCCGACTACAGTAACCTGCGGGAGACTGATATTTAA